In Desulfosediminicola ganghwensis, a single window of DNA contains:
- a CDS encoding response regulator transcription factor — translation MGKVHILIVEDEADIQQLVSYNLIRAGFNVTCADSGEEALECLREENIDCMLLDLMLPGLSGIEVCSEVKKGRAKEYADVPIIMLTAKGEEEDVVAGLDCGADDYITKPFSPKVLIARIKTVLRRSAARLDNKSDGVPSTIVCGNLVINQGKHEVRLNDIEIQLTATEFGILALLAGKAGWVFTRQQIIDAVRGYDFLITPRAIDVQIFGLRKKLGESGKMIETVRGIGYRFKNVNQQEEALEI, via the coding sequence ATGGGAAAAGTACATATACTGATTGTTGAGGATGAAGCTGATATTCAACAACTCGTGAGTTATAACCTGATCAGAGCAGGGTTCAATGTCACTTGTGCCGACTCCGGCGAAGAGGCTTTGGAGTGTTTACGCGAGGAGAATATTGACTGCATGTTGCTTGATTTAATGCTTCCCGGACTGTCCGGTATTGAAGTTTGCTCAGAAGTAAAGAAAGGCAGGGCAAAAGAGTACGCTGACGTGCCGATTATCATGCTTACCGCCAAGGGTGAAGAGGAGGATGTGGTTGCCGGTCTGGATTGCGGCGCAGACGACTATATTACCAAGCCATTTTCTCCAAAAGTACTGATCGCCAGGATCAAGACTGTACTCAGGCGAAGTGCGGCCAGGCTTGATAATAAAAGCGATGGTGTGCCTTCAACAATAGTTTGCGGAAACCTCGTTATAAATCAGGGTAAGCATGAAGTTCGTTTAAATGATATTGAAATTCAGCTTACGGCTACAGAGTTCGGCATTCTCGCTCTTCTTGCCGGTAAAGCGGGGTGGGTATTCACTCGTCAGCAAATTATAGATGCGGTGCGAGGTTATGATTTTCTTATTACGCCGCGAGCTATTGATGTGCAGATTTTTGGTTTGAGAAAGAAGCTTGGTGAATCTGGTAAGATGATTGAGACTGTACGTGGAATCGGCTACAGGTTTAAGAATGTAAATCAGCAGGAAGAAGCCCTGGAAATATGA
- the pstC gene encoding phosphate ABC transporter permease subunit PstC, whose product MPYTYTLPYILLLSVGAFLLGRHRAFSVSRDVGGVRALHSLPNHYGVLMALACGIPALLVFCFWQMAETTVITQMIVKTLPAEVQKLSSNELTLVLNDIRNIVTGNIVSDASNPAILSAAEQYLQIQTSARNLIFTTVTSSMVLATGVVYYWIKAELRARNLVEGLTMVFLFACSAVAILTTVGIVLSVLFEAIRFFKAIPINEFLFGLNWSPQIAIRADQAGSSGAFGAVPIFAGTLLIASIAMCVAIPIGLFSAIYLSEYASNTVRTIAKPLLEILAGIPTVVYGFFAALTVAPLIRDTGGLFGLSVASESALAAGLVMGIMIIPFISSLSDDVIHAVPQTLRDGSLGLGATQFETIRYVVVPAALPGIVGGVLLAVSRAIGETMIVVMAAGLAANLTANPLQAVTTVTVQIVTLLVGDQEFDSPKTLAAFALGLFLFIFTLILNFIALRVVRKFREQYE is encoded by the coding sequence ATGCCATATACATACACCTTACCATACATTCTCCTGCTCTCTGTGGGTGCTTTTCTGCTCGGCAGACACAGGGCTTTCTCGGTATCCCGTGATGTTGGGGGAGTACGTGCACTGCATTCATTGCCAAACCACTACGGGGTTTTGATGGCATTGGCCTGCGGCATACCTGCACTGCTGGTGTTTTGCTTCTGGCAAATGGCAGAGACTACAGTGATCACCCAGATGATCGTTAAAACCCTGCCGGCAGAGGTCCAGAAGCTGAGTTCCAATGAACTGACCCTGGTTCTCAATGACATCCGCAATATCGTCACGGGCAATATTGTATCAGACGCTTCCAATCCTGCCATTTTATCCGCTGCGGAACAATATCTCCAGATCCAGACATCCGCCAGGAATCTCATCTTCACGACGGTCACCTCTTCAATGGTGCTCGCCACCGGAGTCGTCTACTACTGGATAAAAGCGGAACTGCGCGCCAGGAACCTCGTTGAGGGCCTGACCATGGTATTTCTTTTTGCCTGTTCCGCCGTTGCGATTCTTACCACTGTCGGTATCGTGCTCTCTGTTCTTTTCGAGGCAATCAGATTCTTTAAGGCTATACCCATCAACGAGTTCCTGTTCGGCCTCAACTGGAGCCCACAGATCGCCATCCGCGCCGACCAGGCAGGTTCGTCCGGTGCCTTCGGCGCTGTGCCGATCTTTGCCGGCACCCTGCTCATTGCCTCCATAGCCATGTGCGTGGCTATTCCGATCGGCCTGTTCTCAGCTATCTACCTCTCAGAATATGCCAGCAACACAGTTCGAACCATAGCCAAGCCGCTGCTGGAGATCCTGGCCGGCATACCAACTGTGGTCTACGGCTTTTTCGCCGCGCTGACTGTCGCCCCGCTCATTCGGGATACAGGTGGGCTTTTTGGTCTTTCAGTTGCCTCTGAGAGTGCTCTCGCCGCCGGCCTGGTTATGGGTATCATGATTATCCCGTTCATCTCTTCACTCTCCGATGATGTTATTCATGCCGTTCCCCAGACTTTGCGAGATGGCTCTCTGGGCCTTGGCGCCACCCAGTTTGAAACTATCCGCTATGTTGTTGTCCCTGCGGCCCTACCCGGTATTGTCGGCGGAGTCCTGCTTGCTGTTTCCCGTGCAATTGGAGAGACCATGATTGTTGTTATGGCTGCCGGTCTCGCGGCCAACCTCACAGCCAACCCGTTACAGGCGGTTACCACAGTAACTGTACAGATTGTCACGTTACTGGTGGGAGACCAGGAGTTTGACAGCCCGAAAACTCTTGCAGCATTTGCACTTGGTCTCTTCCTGTTCATCTTTACCCTGATCCTGAACTTCATTGCCTTGAGAGTTGTCCGCAAATTCAGGGAACAGTACGAGTAG
- a CDS encoding ATP-binding protein — protein MKPQKLVWQIFPATLIAVIATIAAVTWYSSIVFQEFHLAEAEKDLEARASLIKSRVHDYLTTGELNELRDFSKIAGRESRTRITIIDLQGRVLADSDSDPEYMDNHHERPEIATAYSGILGRSLRLSNTLGQSMLYIAVPLFSDNRPASYVSTPAEVIAVIRMSVPVTSLFETLKSLIFKVVFGCILISIGGAVVSLFISRNISRPLEEMTKTAEKFARGDFTQRMSPRLNRASSQEVAALALSMDKMAEMLDEKIKAIVTHRNQLETVFSSMVESVIAIDRDERVISINKAAADLLGISRVAAHGKIVQEVIRHTQLQEQIHQIISTKESMEDEIVLRDGSEEKFLQTSVVTLNDGRGDSVGVLIVMNDVTRLRKLEHIRRDFVANVSHELRTPITSIRGYVETLLDGALDDREDSVRFLEVVLRQSQRLNAIIDDLLSLSRIEQESSDGEVHMEESPLCCVVESAVQTCQVNAQQRGVQVDLQCVEGILANMNGTLIEQAVVNLLVNAIKYSKTGDTITVRSNLLKMGDSSKVCISVKDTGCGISPEHLPRLFERFYRSDKARSRDLGGTGLGLAIVKHIIQAHGGSVEVKSELGKGSEFILTLDGRMA, from the coding sequence ATGAAACCTCAAAAGCTTGTCTGGCAGATATTCCCTGCAACCTTAATAGCCGTTATTGCTACGATTGCCGCCGTAACATGGTATAGTTCAATAGTTTTCCAGGAGTTTCATCTCGCTGAGGCGGAGAAGGATCTTGAGGCACGGGCCAGTCTTATAAAGTCACGTGTTCATGACTATCTTACCACCGGCGAGTTAAATGAACTGCGGGATTTCAGTAAAATAGCCGGACGTGAATCCCGTACACGCATAACGATAATCGACCTTCAGGGCCGGGTTCTTGCAGATTCGGACTCCGATCCTGAGTACATGGACAACCATCATGAACGCCCGGAAATAGCAACCGCTTATTCCGGTATCCTAGGCAGGTCCCTGCGATTAAGCAATACTCTGGGACAGTCGATGCTCTACATTGCCGTGCCACTCTTCAGCGACAACCGGCCGGCGAGTTATGTGAGCACACCGGCCGAAGTGATTGCCGTAATCAGGATGTCGGTTCCCGTTACTTCACTTTTTGAAACCCTGAAGAGTCTCATTTTCAAAGTTGTTTTCGGATGTATCCTGATCAGTATCGGTGGTGCAGTGGTCAGTCTATTCATTTCCCGCAACATAAGCCGCCCGCTGGAAGAGATGACCAAAACCGCTGAAAAATTCGCACGTGGTGATTTTACGCAGCGCATGAGTCCCCGTCTCAACAGGGCCTCCTCCCAGGAAGTTGCCGCACTGGCGCTGTCCATGGACAAGATGGCTGAGATGCTCGATGAAAAAATCAAGGCTATCGTCACCCACAGGAACCAGTTGGAGACCGTGTTTTCCAGCATGGTTGAGTCGGTTATTGCCATCGACAGAGACGAACGGGTAATCAGCATTAACAAGGCGGCAGCCGACCTTCTCGGTATCAGCCGGGTGGCAGCGCATGGTAAAATTGTTCAGGAAGTTATCCGTCACACTCAACTCCAGGAGCAGATCCATCAGATTATAAGTACCAAGGAGTCGATGGAGGATGAGATAGTTCTTCGTGACGGTTCTGAAGAAAAATTTCTCCAGACCAGTGTAGTTACTCTGAATGACGGCAGAGGCGATAGTGTCGGTGTGCTTATTGTCATGAATGATGTGACCAGGCTGCGCAAGCTCGAACATATACGGCGTGATTTTGTGGCCAATGTCAGCCATGAGTTGAGAACACCTATTACCTCGATTCGCGGTTATGTCGAAACATTGCTTGATGGGGCCCTCGATGACCGTGAGGACTCGGTTCGGTTTCTCGAGGTTGTACTCCGTCAATCCCAGCGCCTGAATGCAATTATTGACGACTTGCTCTCGCTGTCCAGAATTGAACAGGAATCGAGCGATGGTGAAGTCCACATGGAAGAAAGCCCACTATGCTGTGTTGTGGAATCGGCAGTTCAGACCTGCCAGGTAAACGCTCAGCAGCGTGGGGTTCAGGTCGATTTGCAGTGTGTGGAGGGTATCCTGGCCAACATGAATGGTACATTGATTGAGCAGGCGGTTGTGAATCTGCTGGTCAACGCCATTAAGTATAGCAAAACCGGCGATACCATAACTGTGCGCAGCAATTTGTTGAAAATGGGCGATAGTAGTAAGGTTTGTATTTCTGTGAAAGACACCGGCTGTGGTATTTCACCAGAGCATTTGCCAAGGCTTTTTGAGCGCTTTTATCGAAGTGATAAAGCTCGCAGCAGGGATCTCGGTGGAACAGGTCTTGGCCTTGCCATAGTTAAACATATCATTCAGGCTCACGGAGGAAGTGTCGAGGTGAAAAGCGAACTTGGCAAAGGTTCGGAATTTATCCTGACTCTGGATGGTCGAATGGCATAG
- the pstA gene encoding phosphate ABC transporter permease PstA, whose protein sequence is MNLKFNEGLNRRYRAERNFQRMGIAAILIALTFLAFLFISIVSKGYTAFQQTYIQLDVEFDPGYFQNENLAAADYPGLVKASLRNMFPEVNDRKEKRRLYGLASNSAAFTLFDMVKENPNIIGTRQQVWVLADDDVDMLVKGHYDRDLPESDRRVKDNQVGWIDSLEENGRLKKKFNTTFFTSGDSREPEQAGIWGAARGSFYTLLLTLALSFPIGVAAAIYLEEFAPNNVWTDLIEININNLAAVPSIIFGLLGLAIFINFWGMPRSTPIVGGLVLTLMTLPTIIIAARASLKSVPPSIREAALGIGASKIQMVTHHVLPLALPGMLTGTIIGMAQALGETAPLLMIGMVAFIVDVPGSFTDPSTVLPVQIFLWADSPERAFTEKTSAAIMILLGFLILMNGAAVYLRKKFEIKW, encoded by the coding sequence ATGAATCTCAAATTCAATGAAGGGCTTAATCGCCGCTACCGTGCTGAGAGAAACTTTCAACGCATGGGTATCGCTGCTATCCTCATTGCCCTGACATTTCTGGCATTTCTTTTCATTTCTATCGTTTCTAAAGGCTATACCGCCTTTCAGCAGACCTATATCCAACTGGACGTGGAGTTTGACCCAGGTTATTTCCAAAATGAAAACCTTGCTGCCGCCGACTACCCCGGGCTTGTAAAGGCTTCCCTCCGAAATATGTTCCCGGAAGTGAATGACCGCAAGGAGAAAAGACGACTTTATGGTCTTGCCAGCAACTCAGCCGCCTTCACCCTCTTTGACATGGTAAAAGAGAATCCGAACATCATAGGCACCAGACAACAGGTATGGGTATTGGCCGATGATGATGTGGATATGCTGGTCAAAGGCCATTACGATCGCGATCTGCCTGAATCTGATCGCCGGGTAAAAGATAACCAGGTCGGCTGGATCGATAGTCTTGAAGAAAACGGCAGGTTGAAGAAAAAATTCAACACCACCTTCTTCACTTCAGGTGATTCACGTGAACCTGAACAAGCCGGCATCTGGGGAGCGGCACGTGGTTCCTTTTACACCCTCCTGCTGACACTCGCCCTCTCTTTCCCCATTGGCGTTGCCGCAGCTATTTATCTCGAGGAGTTTGCGCCCAATAATGTCTGGACGGACCTTATTGAAATCAACATCAATAACCTCGCCGCAGTACCATCCATTATCTTCGGTCTACTCGGCCTTGCTATTTTTATAAATTTCTGGGGTATGCCCCGTTCGACCCCAATCGTCGGTGGTCTGGTTCTCACCCTGATGACCCTGCCCACCATCATCATCGCTGCCAGAGCTTCACTTAAATCAGTACCTCCTTCAATTCGTGAGGCAGCTCTCGGCATCGGGGCGTCAAAAATCCAGATGGTCACACATCACGTTCTCCCTCTGGCTCTACCAGGAATGTTGACCGGAACCATCATCGGCATGGCGCAGGCACTAGGCGAAACCGCCCCGCTGCTGATGATAGGAATGGTCGCGTTCATCGTAGATGTACCTGGTAGCTTCACCGATCCTTCAACCGTCCTCCCAGTTCAGATTTTTCTCTGGGCGGATAGTCCTGAGCGTGCCTTCACCGAAAAAACCTCGGCAGCGATCATGATCCTGCTTGGCTTTTTGATTCTCATGAATGGTGCAGCGGTTTATCTCAGGAAAAAATTCGAAATCAAGTGGTAG
- the phoU gene encoding phosphate signaling complex protein PhoU: MEPYYTFHHELLSLKKKLMQVSTMVEERVRTAAACLSERNDEALQKLILTDYEVDEMEVEIEEDCLKILALHQPVASDLRFIIAVIKINNEIERIADMAVSIAMRIQSIYKKYDESGNGQNPWIYDYSQMSDKVIVMLKMSLDALVNRDPAMARQVFILDDDVDQMMIDAYDQVREEIKRKPDQPGQLINIYLVARHLERIADRSTNISEEVIHLVEGTIVRSQ, translated from the coding sequence ATGGAACCTTATTACACATTTCACCACGAACTGCTCAGCCTGAAAAAAAAGCTTATGCAGGTCAGCACGATGGTGGAAGAACGAGTCCGCACCGCAGCAGCCTGCCTCTCTGAGCGAAATGACGAAGCACTGCAGAAACTGATCCTCACCGACTATGAAGTCGATGAAATGGAAGTGGAGATAGAAGAAGACTGCCTCAAGATTCTCGCCCTTCACCAGCCTGTGGCCAGCGACCTGCGATTTATTATTGCCGTCATTAAGATCAATAACGAAATTGAGCGAATCGCCGATATGGCTGTCAGCATTGCCATGCGTATTCAGTCTATTTACAAGAAATACGACGAGAGCGGCAATGGTCAAAACCCCTGGATTTATGATTATTCCCAGATGTCAGATAAAGTCATCGTGATGCTGAAGATGAGCCTTGACGCCCTTGTCAACAGAGACCCGGCCATGGCCCGTCAGGTATTCATCTTAGACGACGATGTCGATCAGATGATGATAGACGCCTACGACCAGGTTCGCGAAGAGATCAAGCGTAAACCGGACCAGCCCGGACAACTGATTAATATCTATCTGGTTGCCAGGCATCTTGAAAGGATTGCCGACCGCTCCACCAACATTTCAGAGGAAGTCATTCACCTTGTCGAGGGAACCATCGTCCGCTCCCAATAG